DNA sequence from the Novosphingobium sp. KACC 22771 genome:
CAGGCTGGGCACGCTGCGGCGGTTTTGGCCGATATTGGTGATCGTGCCGGAAATGTTGAAATAATCGTTCTGATTGTTGAGCGGACGGCGCTCTTGACGCGCGGCGGGGAAGGTCAGTTTGAGATCCGGCTCGCTATGCCCGGTCTGGGGCAGGGGCAGCCATGCGGGCAGGCCGAACTGATAGACCGCCGCCATCGCGCCCGTGGCCATCAGGGCAAAGCCGACCGCCAGCATGGTCCACATACGCGCCGGATTGCGGCGCGGGCGAAACGGCGGCTCATGGGCAAAGCTCGACGGCGTGGCGGCGAAAGTATCGGCAATCGGAGGCGGCGCCTGCTCAACCGGGGCGGGCGGGGGGGCAGCGGGCGCCGGAGCAGGGGCCGCCGCAGGAGCCCAGGGCGCGACCGTTGGCGCAACGGGTGCCGGTTGGGCCGCCGCCGGTTGCGCCGGGGCGGGCGCCGCCGGTGCCTGCTGGACGGGCGGCGGGGCCAATGGCGGCGATACCGGCGCGGGCGGAGGCGCGGGCTGGGCGGGCACCTCGATCACCGGGCCTTCCTGAAACCAGCTGTGGCGGCAGGTTGCGCAGCGCACGGTCCGGCCATCGACCCCGATGGCGCTGTCGGGGACGGCATAGCGTGTCGCGCAAGCAGGACAGGCAATAATCATCGCCATCAGCTAAAGCATGCAACCCTTGCACAGCACAAGAGGAACAGGGGGCGACCGCGGTGCGAACAGCCATTTTTCCACCGCCCTTTTTTCGCGCGCAAAGCCGTACTATAGCTGGCGAACGATGGTCGAACGCTCTCCCGTTACCAGCCTGCAATGCGGCATCTCGCGCGGATGTTTTTTCGCGCCCCTTGCGTGTGGAGGGGCCAAATGACGGGCATGGCTGGGGAAATCGCCCGCTTTGACAATGTGGGTCTGCGCTATGGCCCCGACCGCGAGGTGCTGTGCGATGTCGGTTTCACGCTGCATGCGGGCCATTTCTATTTTCTGACCGGGGCCAGCGGCGCGGGCAAATCCTCGCTGCTGCGCATGCTCTATCTGGCCCAGCGCCCCTCGCGCGGGATGATCAGCCTGTTCGGCACCGATGCGATCACCCTGCCGCGCCACCGCCTGCCGGGATTTCGGCGGCGGATCGGAGTGGTCTATCAGGATTACCGGCTGGTCCCGCATTTGTCGGCTTTTGACAATGTGGCGCTGCCGCTGCGGGTGGCGGGCGTGCCGGAACGCGATGTGGCCCAGCCGGTCAAGGATATGCTCGAATGGGTGGGGCTGGCCGACCGGATGGGTGCGCGCCCGGCCACGCTGTCGGGCGGCGAGCAGCAGCGCGTCGCGATTGCGCGCGCGGTGATCGGGCGCCCTGAACTGTTGGTGGCCGACGAGCCGACCGGCAACGTCGACCCCGATATGGCGATCAAATTGCTGCGCCTGTTCGAGGCGCTCAACCGGCTGGGTACAACCGTGGTGGTGGCCACCCACGATCTCCATCTGTTGCAGAAAGTGCCGGGCAGCCTGATCATGCGGCTGGACCGGGGGCGGATGTCGGACCCGACCGGCGCGCTGCGCTATCCCCCGCGCCGGGAGAACGCCCAGTCATGAGCCAGTTTGGCATGAATTTCGACGACGAGCAGGTGCAGATCCCGCAGCGCCCGCTGGCCCCCACCGGAGGCCCGGCCGACCCCGCGCCCGCCGCATCGCGTCGCGGCTGGTTTTCGGGGCGCGCCGCGCTGTCGGGCGAGGGCAAGCTTGCGGGCTGGCGCGCCTTTGGCAGCGGCGGTGAGGGCGTGCTGGTGCCGCAGGCGCGGCTGTCCGGCCCCACGCCTTGGGTGATCGCGATCATGGTGACGATCACGGTGATCGCAGCGGCCACGGGCCTTGCGCTGCGCAATATCGCCAATGCCGCCGCGCTGGACCTGGCCGGAGGGGTCAGCGTGCAGATCATCGAGGCGCAGGCTCCCCTGCGCGCCGCGCAGGCTCAGGCCGCGCAGCAGGCGCTGTTGACCTTGCCGGGGGTGATTTCGGCCCGCGTGGTGCCCCAGGCGGAGCTGGACCAACTGCTGGTGCCCTGGCTGGGCGCGGGCATGACGGACGGTGATATGGTGCCCGTGCCCGCGATGATCGACGTGCGGATCGAGGGGGCGGCCGATGGCGCGCGGATCGCGGCCTTGCGCGGCGCGCTGGGTCGGGTGGCGCCGGGCGCGCGGGTGGATGCGCAATCGCATTGGCTGGCCCCGGTGTTCGAGGCGATGGATTCGCTGCGCTGGCTGGCGCTGTCGATGATCGGCCTGTTGGCGCTGGCGCTGACGGCGGCGGTACTGCTCTCGGCGCGCTCGGCGCTCGGCACGCATCGGCAAACGATTGAGATCGTGCATAATCTGGGCGGGACAGATGCCCAGATCGCGCGGATTTTCCAGCGCTCGATGGGCATGGACGCGGCCTTGGGCAGTCTGGTCGGCATGGTGTTGGGCCAGATTGCGGTGGTAGTGCTGGGGGCGCGTTTTGCCGGGCTGGGCGCGGGGCTGCTGGCAGGCGGGGTGCTGCGGCCGCTCGATTGGGCGGTGGTGGCGCTGGTGCCGGTGGCAGCGGTGGTGCTGGCGATGCTGACGGCGCGGCTGTCGGTGCTGATCGCGCTGCGAAGGATGCTCTAGATGCTGCGCCGCCTCCTTGCGCTGCTGCTGACGGTCTGGGCGCTGGGCTTTGCCGGTTTTGCCGCGTTTCAGCCCCAACCCGCCCCGATCGCCAAGGCCGACGGCATCATCGTGCTGACCGGCGGCGAGGGGCGGATCGCGCGCGGGCTGGATCTGCTGCGCGATGGCGCCGCGCCGCGCATGCTGATTTCGGGCGTGGACCCGGAGGTCAAGCCGGGCGAACTGGCCGCTCAATTCAAGATCGGCGCCGCCTTGCTGGCCTGCTGCATCACGCTGGGCTATGAATCAGTCGATACGCGCAGCAACGCGCGCGAATCGGCCCAATGGATCAAACGTTACGGATTGCGCCGGGTGCGGCTGGTCACCTCGGACTGGCATATGCGCCGCGCCGCATGGGAATTGCGCCAGACCATCCCGCCGGGCGTTGAATTGACAGAAGACGCGGTGCCCACACGGCCCTCGCTGGGCATCCTGTTTGCCGAATACAGCAAGTACGTGTTGCGGCGCCTGTGGCATATCGGAAAAGGTTGATATGAATAAATCGCCGCTGGGCATCGGCAACGCATTGCGCTCGATGGCCTTCTCTTTGTTTTTCTACACCTGTTCGATCCTGATGGGGCTGACGATCCCGTTCTTTATCGGGTTCGGCGGGCGTGATGGGGCGATCTGGATTTGCACCCGATGGTCAAACATGCACCGCTGGGGCGTGGTGCATATCATGGGGGTCAGGATCGTGGTCGAGGGCACGGTGCCTACGGGCGCGGTGTTTGTCGCGCTGAAGCACGAAAGCATGTTCGAGGCCATCGACCTGCCCACGCTGCTGCCTTTTCCGGCGGTGTTCGCCAAGGTTGAGCTGCTGCGCGTGCCGATGTGGGGCCGCGCGGCGGGTCTCTATGGTCTGGTCCCGGTCGAGCGCGATCAGGGCGCCAAGGCCTTGCGCGCCATGGTCTCGGCCGCGCGCAGCCTGTCGCAGCAAAACCGTCCGCTGGCGATCTTTCCCGAAGGCACCCGCGTGCGCCACGGCACACGCCCCGCGCCTCAGGCCGGTTTTGCCGGGCTTTACAAGATGATCGGCCTGCCGGTGGTGCCGGTTGCGGTCAATTCCGGGCCGCTGCTCCACGGTTTCTGGAAAAGGCGCGGGACGGTGACCTATCGTTTTGGCGAGGTGATCCCCGCCGGGCTGCCGCGTGAGGAGATCGAGGCGCGGGTGAAGGATGCGATCAATGCGTTGAATGATTAGGGAAGATTTGTGCCTCCGGCGGGCAAAGGGCGGGGGCCCTTTGCAATCCCGATAATGGGGTGGCCGATTGTTGAGGTGGTGTTAGGGCGATGTTTTGAAAGCCTGCGGCGCGGTGAGGGAATCCTTGGACGCGCCGCAGGCTTTATCATTTCAACGGCACGTCCGACACAATACGTCGAACCCCATGCGCGACAAAGACAGTCATGGGAGCGCGAGGGGCCAACCGATTTGTCTCGACAAATCGGCACTCCTAACGAGTCCCTCGCATTCATCCCTTAAACCTTTCCATCCCGCCCGAAATTGGCGCTGGCCACATCCTGACCCTGCTCGATGATCGAGCGGCGGATGGCGCGGGTGCGGGTAAAATGGTCGAACAGCTTGTCACCATCGCCAAGGCGGATGGCCTTTTGCAGCTCGGTCAGGTCCTCGGTAAAGACCTGAAGCATATGGAGAACGGCGTCGCGGTTATAGAGGAAGACATCGCGCCACATGGTGGGGTCCGATGCGGCGATGCGGGTGAAATCGCGAAAACCGCCTGCGGAATATTTGATGACTTCGTTTTGGGTCACTTCTTCGAGGTCGCCCGCGGTGCCCACGATTGTGTATGCGATCAAATGCGGCAAGTGGCTGGTGACGGCCAGCACGCGGTCGTGATGCGCGGGGGCCATGATTTCCACCCGCGCGCCAATCGCCTGCCACAACACCGAGAGGCGCTCGATCTCAAAGGGATCGGTGCCCTCGGCCGGGGTGATGATGCACCAGCGGCCCTCGAACAGGCTGGCAAAACCGGCGTCCGGGCCGGAATTTTCGGTGCCGGCCACCGGGTGGGCCGGGATGATCGTGTGATGGGGCAGAACTTCGCCCAGCACTTTGGCCACCGCCTCTTTGGACGAGCCGACATCGGAAATGATCGCATCGCCGCGCAGGCCCGGCGCGCATTCGCGGGCCGCATCGCCCATCGCGCCCAGCGGCACGCAGAAGATCACCAGATCGGCCTCGCGCACGGCTTCGGCCGCGCTGTCGGCCACATGGCCCACCAATCCGCGCTCGGCGGCGCGGGCGCGGGTGACCGGGTCGCGGTCATAGCCCGACGTGGCGATTTTGGGCAGATAGTGCTGCACCGCAAGCCCGATCGAGCCGCCTTGCAGCCCGAGGCCGATGATGGCGATCCTGGCGTAGGACATGCTTACACGCCCCGCGCCAGACGGGTGATTTCATCGGCGATCTCGTCCATCTGCGCCGCGCTGCCGATGGTGATACGCAAGGCCTGCGGCAGCCCCTGATTGGGCAGCCAGCGGGTGATGTAGCCAATGTCCATCAACGCGTTATAGACCGTCTCGGCCTCCAGCGCGCCTTCGAACAGGATCAGCACGAAATTGGCCTGCGACGGCAACGGCCGCACGCCATGATTGCCCAGCGCCGCAAGCCGTTCGACGAAACGCGCGCGCACCGTGGTATTATGCTCGCGGCTGGCCACGACAAAATCCTGATCCGCCACGGCGGCAAGGCCCATCGCCTGCGCCGTGTTCGACAGGTTGAACGGCCCGCGAATGCGGTTGAGCGCATCAATGATGTGATCGGCCCCCGTGCCCCAGCCCAGACGCTCGCCCGCAAGGCCGTAGATCTTGGAAAAGGTCCGCGTGACCAGCACGTTGCCCGCCGATTCGGCCAGAGCCAGCGCGCCATCCTCGTCTTCGGGCGCGACATATTCGCCATACGCCTGATCCAGCACCAGCAGCACATCGGAGGGCAGCGCGGCATGCAGGCGGGCAATCTCGCCGCGCGGCAGGAAGGAGCCGGTCGGATTGTTCGGATTGGCGATGAACACCACCCGCGTCCGCTCGCTCACCAGCGCCAGCAGCGCATCGACATCGGTGCCGTAATCGGCGTCGGGCGCAACAATCGGCGTTGCCCCGCAACGGCGCGCGGCAATATCATAGACCGAAAAGCCATAGCGGACATAGATCACTTCGTCGCCCGGCCCGGCATAGGCTTGCGCGGCGATATGCAGGATCTCATCCGAACCCGTGCCCATCACGATGCGGGCGGCAGAGATGCCATGCAATTGGCCAAGAGCGGCGCGCAGGGCATTGCTGTCGGGATCGGGATAGAGCGCGGGGGCCGCCGCCTGCGCGCGCGCCGCAAGAGCGACCGCCGACGTGCCCAGCGGGTTTTCATTGGCCGACAGCTTGGTCAGCGGCTTGCCGTCCTTGCCCTTGGACTTGCCGGGGACATAGGCGTGGATCGCGCTGATCCAGGGCTTTGGGGTGGGAAGTTTGGTCATGATGGCGCGGCCCATAGCCCAACATGGCGCGAAATGACAGGGGGGCAAGCATGGACTTGCCGTTGACTTCCCGCGCGCCAGCGCCCAATTCAACGCGCATAATGGCCAGTCTCTTTACGCCCTGTTCGCAAACCTATGACCTGCCCGATCCGCTGCCGCTGGATGGCGGACAAAGCCTTGAAGGCGTGCAGATTGCGTTTGAAACCTATGGCGCGCTCAATGATGCGCGCGACAATGCGATCCTGATCTGTCACGCCACCACCGGCGACCAATATGTCGCCAGCCCGCATCCCATTACCGGCAAGCCGGGATGGTGGGCCAAGATGGTCGGGCCGGGCAAGCCGATCGACACGGATCGTTTCTATGTGATCTGCCCCAATGTGCTGGGCTCCTGCATGGGCACGACCGGGCCGGGCAGCCTTGCGCCCGATGGCTTGCCCTATGGGCTGCGGTTTCCGGTCATCACCATCCGCGACATGGTGCGCGCGCATATGGCCCTGCTCGACCATCTGGGGGTGGAGCGGCTTTACGGCGTGGTGGGCGGCAGCATGGGCGGGATGCAGGCGCTCTCGCTCTCGATCCACTGGCCAGAGCGCGTTGCGCGGGTGCTGCTGTTGGCGACCACCGCGGTGATGCCGGTGCAGAACATCGCCTTTCAGGAGGTGGGCCGCCAGGCGATCATGGCCGATCCCGATTGGCAGGGCGGGGCCTATTACGGCACTGGGCGGGCGCCCGATGCGGGCCTCGCGGTGGCGCGGATGGCGGCGCATATCACCTATCTGTCGGAGGAAACGCTCTCGGAAAAATTCGGGCGGCGGCTTCAGGATCGTGACGCGAAAAGTTTCGGATTTGGCGCGGATTTTCAGGTGGAAAGCTATCTGCGCTATCAGGGCA
Encoded proteins:
- a CDS encoding zinc-ribbon domain-containing protein; translation: MIIACPACATRYAVPDSAIGVDGRTVRCATCRHSWFQEGPVIEVPAQPAPPPAPVSPPLAPPPVQQAPAAPAPAQPAAAQPAPVAPTVAPWAPAAAPAPAPAAPPPAPVEQAPPPIADTFAATPSSFAHEPPFRPRRNPARMWTMLAVGFALMATGAMAAVYQFGLPAWLPLPQTGHSEPDLKLTFPAARQERRPLNNQNDYFNISGTITNIGQNRRSVPSLMIVLRDARNRAVYTVEAAPPKPVLNPGENLTINTAIVDAPKAAVSAEVKWKVN
- the ftsE gene encoding cell division ATP-binding protein FtsE, whose amino-acid sequence is MTGMAGEIARFDNVGLRYGPDREVLCDVGFTLHAGHFYFLTGASGAGKSSLLRMLYLAQRPSRGMISLFGTDAITLPRHRLPGFRRRIGVVYQDYRLVPHLSAFDNVALPLRVAGVPERDVAQPVKDMLEWVGLADRMGARPATLSGGEQQRVAIARAVIGRPELLVADEPTGNVDPDMAIKLLRLFEALNRLGTTVVVATHDLHLLQKVPGSLIMRLDRGRMSDPTGALRYPPRRENAQS
- a CDS encoding cell division protein FtsX, producing MSQFGMNFDDEQVQIPQRPLAPTGGPADPAPAASRRGWFSGRAALSGEGKLAGWRAFGSGGEGVLVPQARLSGPTPWVIAIMVTITVIAAATGLALRNIANAAALDLAGGVSVQIIEAQAPLRAAQAQAAQQALLTLPGVISARVVPQAELDQLLVPWLGAGMTDGDMVPVPAMIDVRIEGAADGARIAALRGALGRVAPGARVDAQSHWLAPVFEAMDSLRWLALSMIGLLALALTAAVLLSARSALGTHRQTIEIVHNLGGTDAQIARIFQRSMGMDAALGSLVGMVLGQIAVVVLGARFAGLGAGLLAGGVLRPLDWAVVALVPVAAVVLAMLTARLSVLIALRRML
- a CDS encoding YdcF family protein, with the translated sequence MLRRLLALLLTVWALGFAGFAAFQPQPAPIAKADGIIVLTGGEGRIARGLDLLRDGAAPRMLISGVDPEVKPGELAAQFKIGAALLACCITLGYESVDTRSNARESAQWIKRYGLRRVRLVTSDWHMRRAAWELRQTIPPGVELTEDAVPTRPSLGILFAEYSKYVLRRLWHIGKG
- a CDS encoding lysophospholipid acyltransferase family protein, with amino-acid sequence MNKSPLGIGNALRSMAFSLFFYTCSILMGLTIPFFIGFGGRDGAIWICTRWSNMHRWGVVHIMGVRIVVEGTVPTGAVFVALKHESMFEAIDLPTLLPFPAVFAKVELLRVPMWGRAAGLYGLVPVERDQGAKALRAMVSAARSLSQQNRPLAIFPEGTRVRHGTRPAPQAGFAGLYKMIGLPVVPVAVNSGPLLHGFWKRRGTVTYRFGEVIPAGLPREEIEARVKDAINALND
- a CDS encoding prephenate/arogenate dehydrogenase family protein; translation: MSYARIAIIGLGLQGGSIGLAVQHYLPKIATSGYDRDPVTRARAAERGLVGHVADSAAEAVREADLVIFCVPLGAMGDAARECAPGLRGDAIISDVGSSKEAVAKVLGEVLPHHTIIPAHPVAGTENSGPDAGFASLFEGRWCIITPAEGTDPFEIERLSVLWQAIGARVEIMAPAHHDRVLAVTSHLPHLIAYTIVGTAGDLEEVTQNEVIKYSAGGFRDFTRIAASDPTMWRDVFLYNRDAVLHMLQVFTEDLTELQKAIRLGDGDKLFDHFTRTRAIRRSIIEQGQDVASANFGRDGKV
- a CDS encoding pyridoxal phosphate-dependent aminotransferase, with product MTKLPTPKPWISAIHAYVPGKSKGKDGKPLTKLSANENPLGTSAVALAARAQAAAPALYPDPDSNALRAALGQLHGISAARIVMGTGSDEILHIAAQAYAGPGDEVIYVRYGFSVYDIAARRCGATPIVAPDADYGTDVDALLALVSERTRVVFIANPNNPTGSFLPRGEIARLHAALPSDVLLVLDQAYGEYVAPEDEDGALALAESAGNVLVTRTFSKIYGLAGERLGWGTGADHIIDALNRIRGPFNLSNTAQAMGLAAVADQDFVVASREHNTTVRARFVERLAALGNHGVRPLPSQANFVLILFEGALEAETVYNALMDIGYITRWLPNQGLPQALRITIGSAAQMDEIADEITRLARGV
- the metX gene encoding homoserine O-acetyltransferase MetX, whose protein sequence is MASLFTPCSQTYDLPDPLPLDGGQSLEGVQIAFETYGALNDARDNAILICHATTGDQYVASPHPITGKPGWWAKMVGPGKPIDTDRFYVICPNVLGSCMGTTGPGSLAPDGLPYGLRFPVITIRDMVRAHMALLDHLGVERLYGVVGGSMGGMQALSLSIHWPERVARVLLLATTAVMPVQNIAFQEVGRQAIMADPDWQGGAYYGTGRAPDAGLAVARMAAHITYLSEETLSEKFGRRLQDRDAKSFGFGADFQVESYLRYQGSSFTGRFDANSYLYITRAMSYFDVVDERFGPGHNARLSEAFAGVTARFCVVSFDTDWLYPTAESRKIAHAVNAAGAPVSFMELAAPFGHDSFLLDVPALDRVITGFLSR